A window of Aeromicrobium sp. A1-2 contains these coding sequences:
- the rho gene encoding transcription termination factor Rho: MTDTTTTPESSAPVAPKKTGGGLGGKVLAELQEIAGGLGITGAEKMRKGALIDAIKIARGDAGTSTKAAVAAAAPSKVDTSKGDAAAAAKSERSVDEAPVKSEPKGGVRNGRNAEAKNETKAESKSEPKAESKSEPKAEAKSDNKNDNREDESSDDESSRGQGNGRNRNRNRNNNANDDGGNRNRNNDASSSDDGGSNANDDGGNRNRNNNDGGGNRNRNNNNDANRNQGNQGGNRNQGQGAANVDEDEDGGMGRRRNRRGRNRNAPGGGGGRGGMDVDTTYTEDDVLVPAAGILDILDNYAFVRTTGYLPSENDVYVSLSMVRKWGLRRGDAVLGQVRQPREGERKEKFNPMVKIESVNGMTLDDSLKRVEFAKLTPLYPSERLRLEGEAGGLTGRVVDLVAPIGKGQRGLIVSPPKAGKTMIMQQVANAITENNPECHLMIVLVDERPEEVTDFQRTVKGEVIASTFDRPATDHTMVAELAIERAKRLVELGHDVVLLLDGITRLGRAYNLAAPASGRIMSGGVDSSALYPPKKFFGAARNIEDGGSLTILATALVETGSRMDEVIFEEFKGTGNWELRLRRDLADKRIFPAVDVDASSTRREELLMGKDELAVVWKLRRVLSGLESQQGLELILDKLKKTTSNTEFLMQINTTLPQDGAKSSS; this comes from the coding sequence GTGACTGATACCACCACTACTCCCGAATCCTCCGCGCCCGTCGCTCCGAAGAAGACCGGAGGAGGACTGGGCGGAAAGGTCCTCGCCGAGCTTCAGGAGATCGCCGGCGGACTCGGGATCACCGGCGCAGAGAAGATGCGCAAGGGCGCGCTGATCGACGCGATCAAGATCGCCCGCGGCGACGCCGGCACCTCAACCAAGGCCGCGGTCGCCGCTGCAGCGCCCAGCAAGGTCGACACCAGCAAGGGTGACGCCGCCGCTGCCGCCAAGAGCGAGCGTTCGGTCGACGAGGCGCCCGTCAAGAGCGAGCCCAAGGGCGGCGTGCGCAACGGCAGGAACGCCGAGGCCAAGAACGAGACGAAGGCCGAGTCCAAGAGCGAGCCCAAGGCCGAGTCCAAGAGCGAGCCCAAGGCCGAGGCGAAGAGCGACAACAAGAACGACAACCGCGAGGACGAGTCCTCCGACGATGAGTCGAGCCGCGGTCAGGGCAACGGCCGCAACCGCAACCGCAATCGCAACAACAATGCGAACGACGATGGCGGCAACCGTAACCGCAACAACGACGCCAGCAGCAGCGACGACGGCGGCAGCAACGCCAACGACGACGGCGGCAACCGCAACCGCAACAACAACGATGGCGGCGGCAACCGCAACCGCAACAACAACAACGACGCCAACCGCAACCAGGGCAACCAGGGCGGCAACCGCAACCAGGGCCAGGGCGCGGCCAACGTCGACGAGGACGAGGACGGCGGCATGGGTCGCCGTCGCAACCGACGTGGACGCAACCGCAACGCCCCGGGTGGCGGCGGTGGACGTGGCGGCATGGATGTCGACACGACCTACACCGAGGACGACGTCCTGGTGCCAGCAGCCGGCATCCTGGACATCCTGGACAACTACGCGTTCGTTCGGACAACGGGCTACCTCCCCAGCGAGAACGACGTCTACGTGTCGCTGTCGATGGTTCGCAAGTGGGGCCTTCGTCGCGGCGATGCTGTCCTCGGCCAGGTGCGTCAGCCCCGCGAGGGCGAGCGCAAGGAGAAGTTCAATCCGATGGTCAAGATCGAGTCGGTCAACGGCATGACCCTCGATGACAGCCTCAAGCGGGTCGAGTTCGCCAAGTTGACGCCGCTCTACCCGTCCGAGCGCCTCCGGCTCGAGGGCGAGGCCGGCGGACTGACCGGTCGCGTCGTCGACCTGGTCGCGCCGATCGGCAAGGGCCAGCGTGGTCTGATCGTTTCACCGCCCAAGGCCGGCAAGACCATGATCATGCAGCAGGTCGCCAACGCGATCACCGAGAACAACCCCGAGTGCCACCTGATGATCGTCCTGGTCGACGAGCGTCCTGAAGAGGTCACCGACTTCCAGCGCACCGTCAAGGGTGAGGTCATCGCCTCGACGTTCGACCGTCCGGCGACGGATCACACAATGGTTGCCGAGCTCGCGATCGAGCGCGCCAAGCGTCTCGTCGAGCTCGGGCACGATGTCGTGCTGCTGCTCGACGGCATCACGCGCCTCGGACGCGCGTACAACCTGGCCGCCCCGGCCAGCGGACGCATCATGTCCGGCGGCGTCGACTCTTCGGCGCTCTACCCGCCGAAGAAGTTCTTCGGTGCCGCGCGCAACATCGAGGACGGCGGCTCGCTGACGATCCTGGCGACCGCACTGGTCGAGACCGGCTCGCGTATGGACGAAGTCATCTTCGAGGAGTTCAAGGGCACCGGCAACTGGGAGCTGCGCCTGCGCCGCGACCTCGCCGACAAGCGGATCTTCCCGGCTGTCGACGTCGACGCGTCGAGCACCCGCCGTGAGGAGCTGCTGATGGGC